A window of Chaetodon trifascialis isolate fChaTrf1 chromosome 3, fChaTrf1.hap1, whole genome shotgun sequence genomic DNA:
CCTCCAGCGCAACAGCGAGGTCGACCTACTTGTAGCTCAACACCTCCGTTCCGGAGAGCAAAGGGACTCAAGTAATGGGAGTCTCCTCCATTGTGGCTCCAGTAGTTTCTCCTGGTGCCTTTTGTGGGACAGGTGGCCCCGGTGACACTGGATCTGCACATGGTTGCGTTGATGCACATCTGACACAAAAGACCTCTGTGGATGTTTATCTTTGCCAACCTGAGGGCTTTTAGAGtcttcacactcactcactcactcacacacacacacactcacacacacacacacacacacgcacacacacacacacacacacacacacacacacacacacacacacacacacacacacacacacacacacacacgtaccagATGTACAGATTCACATGCAGAAACTTTATATGCAAAATGAATAATCACTGTAGTGTTTAATAACCCTGCACTGCCTCACTGTTAAGTCATAGGGTCAGAAGTTGACCCTTGTTTGTAAGTTAAATCCTGGGGTATACAGCTCTGGCCTCATGCCACAGCTGGAAAGGACACCGCAGAGGAATGCCTGTTAAGCCTGGAGTTTGTTAATTACAAAATGCCGCAGCTCCAACGGAAGCACGCAGGCTACAGGATTGTTTGGTTTTGAATACAGTGTGATGGATGAATATATAGAATGAGGGCAAAACATtcctcagtcagtcagagaaaaaaatgtccatGTTTCGAAATGTACAGAATATTTTGACAGTATGAGTTTGGAGGTTGATAATGTGCATCACTGATTTTCTCTCGTGATCacttgctgcatttcttttggTTTGTGTGTCCACCCTGCAGTGAGCTGAACAGGAACCGTATTCGTCAGGTGGAAGGTCTGACCTTCCAGGGTTTGTCCAGCCTGGAGGTCCTCAAGCTGCAAAGGAACAGCATCAGCAAACTGACTGATGGGGCCTTCTGGGACCTAGCCAAGATGAAAGTCCTGTATGtatgaaaataacaataaaatgaaacagtATCAATACATAAGCATAACAACAGTTACATAAAATTAGAAATTTGCCGAGTATTATACAATTTGTGAAGCACTCTACATGACAATGTAGAGCAATAAAGCATAATATCCAACCTAGAATCTGAAACTTACCATCTGATTTGTGGACTTTGGATGCAGCTAAAAGCTTGGAGCAAGCACCAGCTGCTCCTAGAGACTAATCCTATTTGCACCAGTGACTATTACAGGAGTACTCATCCAAACCTTtgtaaaaataacatgtttttgtatttactgGAACTTGCTCACAATCGCAACAATCACACCTTGTCCTGCCAACCTGCAATTTTTACACATTACTTTAATTGCACGCAAAATAACTCAATAATGGTCACAATTACgctgcaatttttcagagacagCAAGGCAAATTTAGTCATTTCGGGTGCAACAATTACCATCAAACTCCGGCCATCCTGTTGCAAGTAAACCACTGTGTCCAAATCCTCAATGTCTTTCTTCCTAATGACActtattttgcttatttttgtcTCTTGCAGTCACCTGGATTACAACAGCCTGACAGAGGTGAACAGTGGCTCCCTATATGGCCTGACCTCCCTCCAGCAGTTATTCCTCAGTAACAACTCTATAGCCCGCATCAACGCTGACGGATGGAAGTTCTGCCAGAAGCTGAGGGAACTGTGAGTACTAGCATTTAAATCAGCCAAACTCTTGTGCCAGATGTTCCCAAACCTAGAATGAGAACTGCAGTGGAAGGAACAGCAGTGAATGCATGGTATATGTTTTTCAATTTAGAAGATAAAGGTATGTTTAAAACTTGAACACCAACTGCAGAGTGAAATGTTGCTCTATCTCTAGGATCTCTAGCCCTATGGCCCGAGAGCACTCCCCACCCCCACCCGTATCATCCATCTACCTTCCGAAGGGTTAAATGACATTGTGCCTTAACACTCAATACGCTACGCTATGCTCAGAATAAGCCTGTTTATCCCATAATTAGAGCTGGGCTCAACAGCACTCAAGCTCTTCGACAAGAGTTTTTGTACTCAGTTCTGAAGCGCAGGGGTTTAACAAACCGGCATGTAATCCTCTACCGGTTGTGCCGTGGTAATTACCCTGAAGGATCGCCTTCGCAGCCTTTGTCTACGGAATGAGGACTTATTATCTGAGAGCTGTTCCCGTTCTGTTGACATGACTGTCGCATTGCTGCTGTAAAGTGCTTTGCTCAGCTGAGGCGTTGCTAACTGCGAGGTAGCCTGGGGTATCTGTGGCGCCTATGTTTGTTCATGTCTAACAGTCAGACCGGATCAAGATATAGATGGCGCTCACCTTAGTTTGCTCGGTGTATCTCAATGCTGTCTCTTGTGTGCACGTCAGTGAATGACAGATTGCTTCCAGCACCACCCGTGAATCATCCTCCCGACGCTGCGCCAGTAGGCAGTTATATGATTTGATTTCTGATTACCCCCACGACTGATAGAAAAGACTCATCTTTACGCGGATCAGTTGCTGAATTCCCAATGCAAGGCCGAGCTGGCCATCAGGGAGAATCTCTGCACACATGGCTGGTCAAGCAAACCTGAAGCCAGGCCACAGGGACAGATGACAGGGGCCACAGAGAGGCCAATAAAATGCACAATACTGCCTTTGACCACTGTATGAAAGATCCCATTATTGGATGTATAATCAGGATTTATCAAGAGGTAGTACATGCATACTATGAAAAACATTCTCACAAGTCATTCAAACAAGCCTTTATTTTCACCTGCTTCCTTTAGTCAGGTGTCGTATTCTTACTAGCAGAGTATTGTTTCTCCAAATTACGCAAGTGAAAATGCTTGGAAATCCATGTACTGTTCTCATCCCGCTTGGATTTCCTCCAGCTatataagaaaaaaagagatttgaTAGGAAAATAAGTTACATTTTGTGGACTGCAGTTCACATGAGTGACAGTGTATTCCCTGGGGGTTTACCACATGCTCAAGTAAGCTTATAAATGGAGGTTGTAGCCATGCAAAGTTTCAACCAGGAATGTCTTTTCCTCCCTGTCAAACAGTTAGGACTTCAGTTGAGCTCTGAGGTCTGCTAAGCCCATTCTCTGTTAACATCTTGTGGTGAAGGAAAAGGCACAATGGAAAAGCACATCACAGAGTGGCAAATAGACATTGAATCAGCCATGAAATTTAAGTATAATGATGTCGCGAGCTGCCTCAGCGTTCTGCCAACCTGTCATCTCCTTCCAGACCTCACACAgaacatttctctttctttcccctgtttttcctccctttctctccgtctccatgtctgcctctgtcctctgttctgTCTGCCTTGcgctctgtttctctctccagcaATCTGTCGTACAACAACTTGACTCGTCTGGATGAAGGCAGTCTGGCTGTGCTGGGGGATCTCCATGCTCTCCGTCTGGGCCACAACTCCATCAGCCACATCACCGAGGGAGCCTTCAAAGGCCTCAAGGCTGTACGCATCCTGTAAGTACCAACCCCTCCCCAACCACCATTACCAAGCCCCAAATGACACCCAACAACCCATTCATTACAGTTTTGCCCCAGCTGTCAATAAGGCAAAGATGTGCCACTTGGGAGCAGTGAAAGCTGAGATGTTCAATATTTGTTTTGCCTCtgtgatatttgatatttagGCTTTCCACAGTCCCTTCATTTGACTTCAGAAAGCAGGAGTTGTTGACTTTTCCAGGCGGGTTTGATCTCGATTTGCATTCTTTTCTATTCATGAGGTTTCCTTTGTTTTAACGAGGTGTTCATGCATCACTATTGCCTGTTGCCGTTTCTGTGGCAACTTATTATTTTTCTCGTgtcttttctcactttgttccttttgtctggttttgtttttgggtttCTGTTTTGTCTGGAGCACTGGTTCCCAACAAACTTGGGTCTAAAAGTGTTCCACATTGCTCACCTCCCTCGAGATCCTCCCTCGCCTTTAGAGGCCGTGGATAAAGAGAGAGGTTTCTTTTCCCGCGGATCCACCTTTTGCACAAAAAGCCCAAAGgcctgaagaaagaaaaggagggaatgAAAGGGAGAAAGTCAGGGGATAAATCCAGCAGAAAGACTTGGGGGTCTTGGGTCCTAACCAAGGTCCTCTTGGCTATGCCTTCCTCCCGgtgagagagccagagaggagaGTTGTGCCAGAAGTTGCTAGACAAGCTTTCTCTCACAACTGGGTGACAAGCCAAGGCACATAAGGCCCCTCTCTGCTGGCACACTGGGTGCTAGATAACTAGCtacagagggaaatagagggtGGGATAGGGAGCTGAGCTTGTGACCGCCCTATCTGAGCACTTCTCTCATGTTTCCCTTTCTTGTCTTTAATTGCTCACTTTGTTTCTTTTGGCTTTAGTTTTTTAAAGCACACTTAATACCCTTCTGCTCTGTTCTCCTAAATGTATTCTGTCATCTCCTCATGTtatcccccaacacacacactttctctgtcttGCAAAATGCATGatctttcctctccatctcttttatcactcctgctctctgtctttgaGGCAGGCCTAATCTAATCAGTGGAGGGGAGGACAGGCATGGGCTGGGTCCTGAAAAGGAGCCGGGGGAGCTTTAATTGGGCCTGCGCTGCTGGTCGTGCTGGCATGGGGCTGGAGCCTGCATCGGGGTGTGAAAGCTCCAAACAAGCCAGCCTGCACTCTAATTCGGCCACGGGGGTCGTTGGCTCATCGGGGCCCCCCTTCTCAGTGCGCGGTCTCCCTGCTCTACGGCCCCCACCACTGGCCTTGCTTTAACAAGGCAACGGCCATTCACATTCAGCCAGCCAGAAAGAGTAGGAAATTGGCAGGCCCTGTCCAGTCCAACTAAGACAGCGGGCAATGGAGACTGAAAAGAACCAGAGGGGGATAAGAGATGCTTGGAAagcaaaaggaggaggaggtggagtggagGTGCTATTGTGGAGATGGTGGAGGGTGTGGCTGAGCATCAACCTCAAAGGCCTTTCTCAAGTTTGAAAGAAAGTCTTTTAATGGTTCAGAGGAGTCCTCCGACTCTGTCGCTTTTCTTTTCAGTTACCATGCAGAAGGGTGGCTCCTCTGCAGCTATGACTTCACCTACCGAGGTAGTTCTTTAGACCCTGCAAGGGGAAATCAAATGCATTCAACTAGTGTCTGGAAACCCCCGAATGCTCTCAAAGAAgcccccttttctcttttctttcttttcatggaATCTATTTGGTCTTTGCCTGGCCATGGCTAAGCTCGCCTCCTAACCTCATTAAAGGCTCTCGGCTTTAGTTTTGGCTGTGCCATACCTGCCGCCATTGGACGAATAGACCCAACTGTTTGGCCTCTCACAAGGCATTGTGTTCCCGCCAATCCCTCCATGCCGTCATGAATTATACATGTCTTTCCTTGTGCTGGGTTTGTCTCAACACAccaatgcacatgcacacgtacTCACATGCACTACTCCACCCCTCTAAGGAAAGAATGCGCTTGGTTGGCAGAGCAGAGCGGCTGAGGGGCTCTTAAGGCCAGGTGCAGAGGGGGGAGGATGATGTGGGGAGGGAGTGTGGGCAAAGGGGTAACCCGTGACTTCCAGACCATCCTGTGCCAGGCCTGTGTAACGCTTCAGCGCTGGCCGACCCtgttctcctccttccctccctccttgcaTCGTTCTTAtccccctcttttctctcattctccaCAGGGAGCTGGACCATAATGACATCTCGGGCACAATAGAGGACACCAACGGGGCCTTCTCTGGATTGGATAGCCTCAACAAGCTGTGAGTGTCTCCCCTCGTTCTTTCTTTTAATTCCTTTGCTAGCGAcccctccttttcttcccccTCTGCTGTTCTTCAAAAACAATCAGAGAAACAGAATTGAGCTTTTTTCTTCCATCCAGAAGTTTCCCTCCCAAATCCCAACTCACAGTTCGCTGCCAGCCAAGTTCAGCTCGTCCAATTAATGATCACAGAGCGTGAGATATCTGTCCCCTCAGGACCCCATATTTCACTTGGTAGCGAAGTCACTGCAATGACTTACAGGGcccctcttccttttcttaCAAGGCTTGTTCATGAAATCTAAAGGTATTTTTTTAACTCCTGTAGAAACTCAGGCCAGTTTGTCTCCATTTCAGTCTGGCTTTCGTTTTATGATTTCTTTGTTTCACTGTGGCTCAATGGCCAAACTGTGTTCTCTTTCCTGCTAATGGTTCATTGAGATACagtgaatctgttttttttatattttgttcatgATCACTCAGTGATTTTCATCAAGGCAGTTTGTAAAAAGTTCAATGTCAAAAattagccttttttttctgGCACTGAGGGCCAATCATCAACCTGCAGGATGAAAAGATGATGTCCAGCCAAGATGGTTCCCAGTGTGAGCacagctgaaagagaaagaacgggagaaggaggcagagaaagggCTTTTCTTCGAGCTGGCAGGGGTTCGTTCCCCAATAGGCTTATTTCTATTTCTCCTCCATGCCTCCGCTCCTCTCGTCCCCTCTTTCCCAGTGCTCGTTGTTTGGAACTGAGAGAGGGTGAAATTGAGGGCTGTATTCAGTCATCAACATCAAACACCTCACACGCCCCGCCCTCTGACCCTGCCCCTTTTGTCACGGCGTTGGCGGAAGCGGCCTGCTGCATCCTAACGCTGGCAAAGCGAACCATGGGAAAAAGAGatgcagaaaagagaaagaaggggCGAAACATCAAAGtgtccaccacacacacacacacacacacacacacgtgcgcgcacgcacacacacactgggtttTCTTAAAGCAGCTTGTGAATGCCGCCACATGGGAGGGAAGTGGATCTTATAGATCTAAGTCAAGGAAAACGATGAGTggattttagtttttttttttttttaattccttcaaaataaaagttgcaaaaatgacaaaacagtcCTTATCGTCCTTGTGACAAGACATccgtttgtttgtgtgtacatgtggatGAGTTCGAACACTGGGGTCTTCATTGTGAATCAGCCAGCCgtgtctcctcttcctgtgaAGGGAAGGCTGCAACAGGAGAGGGACGAGGGAAGGGAGGTggcagagggtggaggggggattaGGACCCCCAAATCAGAGCGAACAGCAACTCACTTCTTGTCTGAAACCAGCCTTGAcgggcacagacacacactcatgtggTTGCATGTATGTCCTTACACACTCAATGGCAATcagctaccacacacacacacacacacacacacacacacacacacacacacacacacacacacacacacacacatccccaccCGGTTATTGCTATCAAATTCTAATAAAGATAAAAGTGGGCTTTGAAGAGCAGAGCCCAGGTGCCCCCccacccgacacacacacacacacacacacacacacacacacacacacacacacacacacacactctaacccCATCCAATCTCCCTCACCCTTCCTCCGGGCTAATTTTCACCCCCCCTCTCCTCACCCCCgtcttcccctcttctctcGCTCTTCATCTATCGACACCCTTCATGTTTGGAAACGGCAGGACTCTGTTTGGAAACAAGATCAAGTCGGTGGCCAAGAAAGCCTTCTCCGGCCTGGAGACCCTGGAACACCTGTGAGTATCCCATAATGCTCCCagccagagaaagagagagagagtgaggaagagagggttgggtggtggtggaggggtaTTGCCAAAAGTAGCTGGCAGAGAGCAGGCTGCTAGCAATTTAATAGCGTCTTTGTaaaaggagaagacagaggcTTTTGCGAGCGCCCAGCTGCTTCTCTCTCGTTAGCCGAGCACAATCTCAACTTTGGCCCTTTTTTCCTGCCTCTGCTCAGGAACAAAGTTATTGAGCATATGGCGAGCTCCGTAGAAGAAATGGAATTCCTATAAGCTCTTTCACAGGCCTTTGTCAAAGGATGGCAGGGAGTAATGGAAAAGCTGGCATGTATCTTCAGACATGGATATATTTCCACCTTGGTTAAAAGTCAGACCCTTGCTAatgaaaacctgtgtgtgtgtttgtgtaatgtgtgtACTGTTGATGAAACGATGTGTAATATCCCAACAGGAACTTGGGAGACAACGCTATTCGTTCCATCCAGCCTGATGCCTTCAGTAAAATGAAGAACCTCAAAACCCTGTGAGTTATGCTGACGCATTTACAGAAATACACATCATCTATGTGCACAAATCCACACACGCAGaacacagccagcagcagattcacacccacacacgcctCGAGTCCCTCGGTGCTTTTGGCGTCCGCACACACTCTCAGAAACCCATATTCAGTTACAGGTGCAATAGATAGATGTGACATAATCCACATGTGCTtacctctctgctctcctccacagcctcattCAGAGCGATAGCTTCCTGTGTGACTGCCAGCTCCACTGGCTGCCCGACTGGTTGGTGACACGTGCTCTGCAGGCCGGCGTCAATGCCACCTGTGCCCACCCGGAGAGCCTCAAGGGCACCAGCATCTTCCAGGCTCCATccagcagctttgtgtgtggtgagttgagtgtgtgtgcagttcatctgtgtttatgtgggCGGGTGTGTTGAGCAAGAGCCACGCTGacagctgctctgttctgttatTTACATAGTTGCACATATTTGTTTGCGTGGTGTTTTTGTTTAGCTCTGCATTTGCACACAGACATGCTAATggttcttgtgtgtgttgtatttggCTCTTTCACATCCATTTACTGAGAGACATTTGTGATGTTTGACATTGGACCACACATGTGATTTATGCTTCCTTCTTAAACTCCcattgtcttttctttgtttctcgtCCCTCcactcactttctttcttttctcactttctttcttccttcctcttcgGTCCACCTGCAGACGACCTTCCAAAGCCTCAAATCACCGTGCAGCCAGAAACTACAGTGACAGTCCTCGGTAGCGACGTGCGTCTCACCTGTACGGCCGcaagcagcagctcctccccCATGACCTTCGCGTGGCGTAAGGACCAGGAGCTGCTTCGCCACGCCGAGACGGAGAACTATGCCCACGTGCGCGCTCACCACCAAGGCACAACATCTGACGCCGcaggtgcaggtggaggtgtgaTGGAGTACACCACTATCCTGCACCTGCGGCACGTCACCTTCGCCCACGAGGGCCGTTACCAGTGCATCATCACCAACCACTTTGGCTCCACCTACTCCAGCAAGGCCCGCCTCATCGTCAATGGtaggttgttttttttgaagGTTAAAGACATTTTGGGCTGATATTGTCAAGTAAAGTAAAGCACTCGTTTACGTTAAGAtgaatattattgttattattatcaaagGGGAGAGATGAGTCATTGTGGTCCTAAAATGTAACTAAACTAGAAGAATATCAGAGAGCCAAATCAAgatagacagaaaaaaaacatgccactCCACTATCTctgttgatttgtgtgtgatTACATCATTTCCACCAAATAAAATGCCTGTCGACATTAAAACTTCACATGTCCTGTTGTGACAGAGGAGCAATTGAGATTAGTGGCTACGCTGATTTCCTCCCTTTCGCTTGAATAAAGTCTTGTCTCTGGCTCGGGCCTCCATCTCTCCAAGGATGGTATTTGGAACAAATTGATTTAGCTGCATGTCAGCGCTAACAGGGCCCATTTCTTATGTGCTCTGTCACTCTGCTTTCCTGCAAATGGAGTATTTATCTAGACTAGAGTTTGGTTCCCTGCCCAAGTCTGCTTCAGACCTGTAGCTACTTTGGGGCTTGGGTTTGAATGCCATCATCAGCTGTGAGAGTGTGGGTGGAGGAACTGAATGTGTATGATCTGCAGTCCTGAACAACTGCTGTCAGGGTTCTGAACCAAAACCTGCTCCAACAGGGTTTGTGATGTGTTACAACTGTATCACTATCACAGAGTAGGCAGACATTGAAGAAGTGTGGGGATGTAAACGTCCGTTCTGTCCGCAGTCCTCCCGTCCTTCGTGAAGACTCCCAGGGACAGCACCATCAGGACGGGCCACACAGCGAGGCTGGAGTGCGCCGCCGAGGGCCACCCGGCACCGCAGATCGCCTGGCAGAAGGACGGCGGCACAGATTTCCCCGCTGCCCGGGAGCGGCGCATGCACGTCATGCCCGACGACGACGTTTTCTTCATCATGGACGTCAAGCCGGAGGACATGGGCGTGTACAGCTGCACTGCCAAAAACACAGCGGGCACCGTCTCTGCCAACGCCACCCTCACCGTGCTGGGTAAGCGCTCTCTATGTTTCATACTTGTCATTTAGTTTTTTGACTTGTGCTCAGTGTTGATCATTTTCCCACATGCCCCAAAATGAGTACTTGTAAATAGCTCAGCGCTCAGTTGGGAATTGGTCAGTGCGAGGCTGCAGAATGAGAGgctttatatttttcttttctctgcagctgtggcCTTGCTGCATGTCAAGGGCCAGAGGTCACAGTTGGGGGTCAAAGGGGGGATGGTAGGGAAGCAAGGGGGGCTCACAGAGGGGTGTTTGTTAGGCATTCCCaccctccccttctcctctgtCGGTGGGAGGGACAGTCATGGCTGCTTCACTGCAGGCCTCAGTGCTCCCAGTTTATTGGCTGTTTTACACTGTTAAATCAAACAAAACGGAGCTGCTCTCCTATAACCATCCCAGGACATAGATCATCTTTGTCCTTTGTCTTTGAACTGAGCAAAGCAGTCCCTTGTTGGATAGAGCCAAAAAAAAACGTTAGGGGGTTTCCCTGCAATAGTCAGAAGCCTTAAACATCTCCTAAAAAGCTCAGAAGCAGCAGTGTCTATATTTGATGTGGTCAGACCGGTCAGAGAAGTCTTTTAGTGACACATTTGCATGTTGTACAACTTGTGAGAGACTTCAGTCTTCACAGCAGTTCAAGCCGAGTGCTAATCCACTCAACAATGTAAAATATTGAAGCGAGCAACCATGCCTCTGGACTGAATCTGATGTTTGGGTTTGAGAGGCAGAGGGGATGGAGGGGGGAGGCTGCAGTCGAGGGGCCCCTGTCTGGAAAAGAGTGGCAGGGGTGAAAAATGGGAGCCAAAGAAGAACTGGAATGGAGgagttggtgtgtgtggggggggggggaggtaGGCAAGTGGGAtttagagaaaagaaagggTGGAGGGAAAGGGGCGTAGTAAGGATGAGGGGActgatggagagggagaaagtattgatagaggagagagaaggacgACTGAAGTGGGTTAAGTGAGATCTCTTAATCTGTGTATGTCCCACTGTGAGGGGAAGTGCTCTGTCTGAGAGGAGAGGCCtaccttaacacacacacacacacacacacacacacacacacacacacacacacacacacacacacacacacacacacacacacacattcacttcaGTGCACTCCATTCGGCAGAGGGAGAAGCTGTagggaaaacagtgaaaacattgTTCTGATGAGGAATCTGTCCCGACAGAAACcgtgtttgtgtgctgtaattaaaatgtctgaatttgtCTGCATCACAGATGTATAAATATGATGGTTAGCTGAGGCTGTCAGCGAGAGATAAGCTTACAGTGGTTGATATCAGTCTCAGAACATCACACGTTGTGCTCTGTCTAGCTGACTCACCGGTCTGTAATCAACACTCTGAACAAACTGAGCTGAAGCAGAAACCTGAGGACAGAAAACTTTGATGCCTTAGATCGAATAACAATAGAATCACAGCAAAGGCTGACCTCAGACCTGACCTCAGTCTGCAGGCTTTTCATGAGAATCCCTCCTCTCCACAGAAACGCCTCACCTGGCCCAGGACCTGGAGGACCGCAGCGTGGTGGTTGGTGACACGGTGGCCCTGCAGTGTAAGGCCCTGGGCAGCCCGCCGCCCCGCATCACCTGGCTGCGCAACGACCAGCCGCTGCGCCCCTCTGAGAGACACCACTTCACCCCGGGGAACCAGCTGCTGATCATCGGCTCCGCCTCGCTGGAGGACGCCGGCCGCTACACCTGCCTCATGTCCAACACGCTGGGCACGGAGCGCGCTCACAGCCAGCTGGTGGTGAACCGGCGCCGCAGCCCCTGCACGCCGCCTGTGGGCCCGAGCACGGTCACTATAGGGATCATAGTCATCGCTGTGGTGACAAGTATCGTGGTGACGTCGCTGGTGTGGGTGTGCATCATCTACCAGACGAGGAAGAAGAGCGAGGAGTGCAGCGTCACCAACACAGGTGAGCATGGATCGACTCTGTCCTCTTATCATggctgaaaatggaaaagtaCATCCATCTGCGAGGTCATGTGACAATATTTGagaatgaacaacaacaaaaaaaatgttctctGGTTGTAATGTCCCGTGTTtggctctttcttctctcccagACGAGACGATCGTTCCTCCGGACGTGCCCAGCTACCTCTCCTCCCAGGGCACGCTGTCCGAGCGGCAGGACGTGTGCATCCGTGTCGACGCCGCCGGCGGACCTCAGCCCAACGGACACGTCGTAGACACCGCAGGTACCCGACAGCTCGTCTCTGCTCGGCCTGCCAAATGTGTGTGCTCGCCAGCAGTTTCTCCCACTTCCCATGAGCACAGTTGGAGCGTTGCGTAACGATGAAAGGAGCGCTGCTGTCTGAAGGCCTGCTCAGCATCAGAAATAATTGCAGCAGACACACTAACCACAGTGTTGACATACAGGTGTTGATTCTGCGTCTCCGaagatcatttatttttctccccccctcctccaggTTTTGACGGTGCAGTCGTGTGTACAGATTGTatggagaacagcagcagctactcCAAAGATCCTGACTACCTGACGCACGGCTTCAGCCCTGCAGGAGGCATGGAGTACCAGCAACACTCTGCCCCCCCTCCCTACCCTCACTGTCACCCCGGGGAGCAGCATGACGCAGGGCCACACACAGCCCTGCTCTACAACGGGACGCCCAACGGGATCCGAAAGGACATTCAAGGATTTCCAAAAAATCACAACGCCTTACAGCCTGAGAGAAAAGGTGAGGTGATCAGAGTGTCGTGAGTTGAGGTTTGTAGCCCTCAGCACCTGCACTGCAAAATGCCCCTTTTTTTAAAGCCCCAAGCTGCCCCTGCTCTTCTACGAATGTCATTTATATCAGCTGATGCCCTGAGACACTACCAGCAATTCAGGAAGCCCCTTAAAAATTCCTTTGAATATGATTGTTGATGTATTGGCTCCTACCAGCATTGCACACCCAGAGCCCCTCAGGACATCtctctgaaaacactgtaaaagagGCGCTGAGCACTGAACCTCTTGCAGGTCTGGACCTGCTCTGGGATTGAGCGTCTTTAGTGAGGAGTAATACCAGTGGAATTGGCCTCCAAATACCAATTCTCACCTCCACATGTCAACGCAGCCCCATGCCTACATTCCACTGCCTCTGTATCCCAAAGCTGAATTCATATTTGTCTGCACACGTGCCGTGTCACTGACTTTCTGTCCTTCTTTGTTCATCAG
This region includes:
- the lrig1 gene encoding leucine-rich repeats and immunoglobulin-like domains protein 1, which produces MAASLGRFGYTSRCVFYLILSLQLFISSGWSSDLPCAQNCTCSGDSVDCSGLELTATPLDLPVRTVSLNLGQNKLTTINVEAFVNLPNLRELRLDHNELSSIPDLGQAASKIVSLYLHHNKIRSIDGRRTRELVSVETLDLSNNDITELRGHCFPAGLQIRDLYLSNNKISVLELGALDHLGSTLQVLRLSRNRISQIPVRAFQLPRLTQLELNRNRIRQVEGLTFQGLSSLEVLKLQRNSISKLTDGAFWDLAKMKVLHLDYNSLTEVNSGSLYGLTSLQQLFLSNNSIARINADGWKFCQKLRELNLSYNNLTRLDEGSLAVLGDLHALRLGHNSISHITEGAFKGLKAVRILELDHNDISGTIEDTNGAFSGLDSLNKLTLFGNKIKSVAKKAFSGLETLEHLNLGDNAIRSIQPDAFSKMKNLKTLLIQSDSFLCDCQLHWLPDWLVTRALQAGVNATCAHPESLKGTSIFQAPSSSFVCDDLPKPQITVQPETTVTVLGSDVRLTCTAASSSSSPMTFAWRKDQELLRHAETENYAHVRAHHQGTTSDAAGAGGGVMEYTTILHLRHVTFAHEGRYQCIITNHFGSTYSSKARLIVNVLPSFVKTPRDSTIRTGHTARLECAAEGHPAPQIAWQKDGGTDFPAARERRMHVMPDDDVFFIMDVKPEDMGVYSCTAKNTAGTVSANATLTVLETPHLAQDLEDRSVVVGDTVALQCKALGSPPPRITWLRNDQPLRPSERHHFTPGNQLLIIGSASLEDAGRYTCLMSNTLGTERAHSQLVVNRRRSPCTPPVGPSTVTIGIIVIAVVTSIVVTSLVWVCIIYQTRKKSEECSVTNTDETIVPPDVPSYLSSQGTLSERQDVCIRVDAAGGPQPNGHVVDTAGFDGAVVCTDCMENSSSYSKDPDYLTHGFSPAGGMEYQQHSAPPPYPHCHPGEQHDAGPHTALLYNGTPNGIRKDIQGFPKNHNALQPERKAGRAGQTPAFSPSQEDSFHKPVRLVGGTSRGRLDSDCEPELKQTLLSNGHTLRASQNESAPLRRASD